A stretch of DNA from Strigops habroptila isolate Jane chromosome 1, bStrHab1.2.pri, whole genome shotgun sequence:
CAGTGCCTTCCGGTAGGGGCTGGGGCGGCGGGAGGCACAGGGCGGGTTGTGGCGTGGGGCGGGTGTCCTCACAGTGCTCTGTCCCCACAGGACATGCTGTCTCTCCTGGCCAGGGCGGCCGCCGGGCCTCTGGGCCGCTCGCCCTTCAGTTCCCTGGCGCCGTGGTGGCGGGCGGTGCCGCTGCCCGCGCCGCTGAGCCGGGCCCTGTCGCCGTGGTGCGGGGCGGCCGCCCCCCGCGCCCTGCTGGCACTCCCGTCTCCTGCCGGGCTGCTGCCGCCGCTCGTCGCGGGGCTGAAGAGCAAAACGTCGCTGAAGAGGCGCTGCAAGGACTGCTTCATGGtccggcggcggggccggctcTACGTGCTCTGCAAAACCAACCCCCGGCACAAGCAGCGGCAGCTGTAG
This window harbors:
- the MRPL36 gene encoding 39S ribosomal protein L36, mitochondrial — protein: MLSLLARAAAGPLGRSPFSSLAPWWRAVPLPAPLSRALSPWCGAAAPRALLALPSPAGLLPPLVAGLKSKTSLKRRCKDCFMVRRRGRLYVLCKTNPRHKQRQL